tctcagggattaacttacctttgctatttctctctctctctctctccttcccttcctgatgttttcgatcccctttcctcttggtggagattgggtatttataaggttagaacgtgggacccatctctgaagaccgttggaaccttatcttcttgtgtccttgcgtccatcgcgcggaggtctgcgtttcccccttgatcccgcagaggcatcatcgctcgttccacaggttggtcgacacgtacactgctcggagtgtttaatgtgggtagttgaggggtctgctcgtgtcagacaagtgtcttctgcccctgtcagtccgtgtcagctaactttctctccaccgttgatcttggcttctcttttggggatgagataaagtaactcctcggggtttatttggtgtttcgtgacccatcatgttttgatgtttttggcctgcatgctttccacgtacctctttatatacacgtgtctgatagtgagatatatgtgtacacaattccgttttttgatttttttgaatttttggttgTTGAAAAGTTTTCAGTTGATGCTGTCAAAGCTAATTTCATCTCAATGAAGGTTGATCATCATAACGGGACTGTTGTCTTTGATTGTTTGGATCTGGGAACTGACGGACTTCAGGGCCACCTGGCCCTTCTTGCTGAGTCTTTGGACATGGCGAGATTCTTGATCTACCCTCCAGTGAAGAAGGCATCAAACCTTGGTGAGGCTCTGCCTGGCTTAGCAGATATGGTGGACAAGGAGCACAAGTGGCTTCGAGACAGAAAATCAGTAATTGAGAAGAGGAAACAGGACCAAGAACgtcaaatgtcagaatttgaaCGCGGAGAAGAGGCGAAAAGGCTAAACCAACAGCAAGTTGAGGCAGAACTGAAGAGACTTGCTACCCAATCTTATCTTAGAGAACAACAGCGGATCAAAAGAGAGCAGGAGGAACAGCGGATTGAGAGAGAGCAGGAGGAACTGAAGATGACTATGAACAGGAAGTTAAAGAAAGACAAGAATTGGAGAAGAAACTTCAGAAACTTGCTAAAACCATAGATTATATGGAGCGTGCGAAAAGAGAGGAGGAAGCACTTCTTATTGAAGCTGCATTTGAACAACGTCTAGTCGAAGAAAGAGTTGCGCATGAGCGTGAACAGCAGCAAGAAATTGAGCTGAGCAGGGAACGACATGTAGGAGACCTTCAGGAGAAGAATAGGCTCTCAAGGATGTTGGAGACTAAGATGATCTTCCAGAGGTGAGGAATTGATTTAGATGTTAAATTTTTTCTATCGCATTTGTAGGAAACTTTGAACTTGCTAGATATTAGAAGATTAGGATTATCAGTTTGAATATACCAAATCTCAAGGTAATTCATCCTAAAACACCAAATGCCACTCTAATAAACATTCGACGTTTCATAGGAGTGTTAGGTATGACATAATAATCCCTGGTCTGCCAACAGCTAGACAGATCAATTCTTTCAAACAGATTTTACAAGATGAGTGCCAAAACTAGACTAGAGGATCATACGCGTCAGGCAGTAATACTTATTCTGAAACTAATCTCACCAAAACGTGACAGGCAATACATGTGCTCGTATTGAGAAAATGATGGATATAACTGAGGAAGAACAATTTGTGCACACGCAAAAAACTTATCCCCATAAAATATAGTAACACTTACAAAGATCCCAACTTCAGAACTAAAATACCGAGCAGTGAAACAATAGTGCACATAATATCATGTAAAACACCGTGTAGATAAAGAATCATGGTAAATTCTACAATTACTGAAATACACAGGACTACTCTCTTATGAAAATGTACACAAACTGATTTGTCAAGAAAAGAAAATGTACACAAACTGATCTGTCAAGTTAGAAAAGCTTCTTCATCAGTGTAGAAAATTTCAAAGCTCAAAAGGCCAAAACCCAAAATTATGTGCTTAATCATTTTCTTATAGTACGAAGTAGATAAAACCTCTTTAAGTTTAAGTATTTGTCGACtaagtttcaaaaccctaaatattCAGCTCTAAGATACTATAAACTGATAAAAGTTCCAAATTGATTAAATTACGAACCGATCATTTTGCTGTGGAGTTTTAATACTCACAACTCTAATCACCACTTCCATCGAGCTGTCCCTGAGAGAGGAGGTGTGCCATATATTGCTGCAACCAACATTGATAAACAGAACCATCAAACGTCACAATTTTCAGTATATATTATGTAACTTAAAAGTAAAAAACCACAGTAAGACATTATTCCGCAAATGAAAGCCAAAACAAAAGGGAAGCACCAAGCAAATCCTCATGTTGTCAGTAATGTTACTTAAAACTTCGACTCCACTAATATAGTGTTAACCGAAATGACTCCAGTCAAACAAAAGTGCTCACATAATTATTAAATAACAAAGACCCCATTCAGAGCTCTGAATAACAAAGACCCCATTCAGAGCTCTGAAAGAAGATTATTCATTTAGTCTTACGGTCTTTGCCATCTTGATGAAAtcatgctttgtccaaataattcAAATGTGGCTACCAAGTTCATCCCCAGAATCCTTGATTATGTAAAACTTACTGTTCTCAAACATATATATACACTAGTCATTACCTGCATGCCTAAGTAGCACAgcataagcatcatttatacttgCATGGATTCTCCCTGCTACAAGTTGGACATGTAAACTGACCTCAtttcagaaaaaagaaaagaaaccaaTCAAGTAGGCATCCCAGAGGAGCTCATCACTGATTTTTTCAGTCCAGACCTACCTTGCATTAGTTCAGATCCTCACCAATTTCAATTCTATCCTGAATCCAAATCTAAGTTCCACTATTCTAATAGGACATTTGTCGGATTATCTTAACATGGCCATTTTACAAGATCAATTAGCTAATGCATATTTCTTAAGTCTAAGATGTAGAAGAGATGGTGCTGCTCTTATATTtgctgaaaagaaaaacaaagatttaTACTTACAGCGTGGTATGCATAAGGTGGTTTTCCTTGGCGATCGAAGTGTTTAGCCATGATAGCAAACTCTATGGGACCCCACTCTTCCAGTTCAAAACAATTGCCAAGAGCAGATTTATATaactgaaaaacaaacaaaataaatttttaggaatcagagagaaagaaaaaaattacaaataaATAAGCAGTTGCCAATCATACCTTAGCGGTGTCAGTTAGTAGTTCTGTCCCCGCGGGATAAGATGCATAAAACTGGTCAACTCTAGGGACACCTGCCCTTGTCCTGCAAAAGAGAAACTCCAGATGATAAACACCTAGAAACTCATGAAGAACTCTCTCTTCACACTAAAACAAAGTAATCAAAAACCAGAATCACTCACGTGTTGCTTGTGTATGCATAAGTCAAAACGGAAACGAAGCAATAGAATCCAGTGTAGGATACAACTCTTCTGAATTTCTGAATCTTAAGAATAGCTTTCAAATTTTCATAAAGATCCATGGCTGATCATGAGCTGCACAACGGATCAGAAGATTTCAAAATTAGTATTCAAACAAATGCCACAAAGGGTCACGTTTCGAATCATAACCACATGTTGTTTACAGGGCCGGCCCTGAGGCAAGTTTAGCAAGACTTTGTCTTGGGGCAGCACAGCATGTTAGGGCAACAGATTAGGGATATTTCAAATTGATTCAAGTTTAAGCCTAGCGAAACTAGAGTAATTTTCGGCTCATTCTAACAACTTGTCTGGTCATCTGCCAGCTTCATTGTTGACATCTGGATTAGTATATTATATGAATCTCCATAGTAATTTCCTCAGTGGATTAATCAATCTTAATTGGACAAAATCTCTCTTACTGTCGAAAACTAAGAAATTTAGGACTGTGCCAGAACTACCTTAACTCTCTACTCCCTGATACCTTCAAGAACCTCCATTCCCTTTTCTTCGTAGCACTCTTCAATGCTAACCTTTATAATATTTCTTCCACTCTTGAGGTTTTCCAAGAATGTCGGAACCTGAAGCCGGTAAATTAGAAAGTTTAAGATCTGTCCAGGAACAGCTTTAGTGGGTTCATTCCAAACTGGTTGAGCCGTCTTAAATTTCTCAGCAGCTCACTCTCTCTTTCTCACTTTGATAACAGTGgatttgttttcttttggttttaCTATGAATTTCAAAGTTTGAGCTCCAAGTGAAAATAAAACACTGCATTAGTACCAGTGGCGAATTCAAGTGTGGGCACGCCTAGGCACGTAGCcatatggaattttcctaaaaaaaaCTATACCTGTTTATATTCCTCCTTATATTTGGCCTAAGCATTcctaagaaaaactattttttgtTATTCTGGCGAGTCTATTTAGATTTCCCTACCGTTTTTCTCTATCTTTTAGCTAGCAACTAAGTAACTAACGCGTATTTACCTCCTAGACTAATTTTTCTTTGCTGCAAAATAAGTAAAGTCTTAAAGACTACTAGGATTCCCTAGTTTTATCGTTTGCACAAATAGTCATACTGTGTGTTTGTCTTTTCGAATCTAAAATTAATCAGGAAGATTTGAGAGTATATATACAAAACAGATACAatcaaaaggtttttcaagagaatcaaaagaGGTGAACACCATCCTTTTCTGCTTCATATAAATAAAATCTTATTTGACTAACTCAATTTTAAGATTTATCTGGTGTTGAGCTTAGGATACTAGAAAGATCAACTTAAAAGCTATATAATTGACATGCGATCAAGCTATGCGTTTTTGGGTTGAAAGTTATATGGTGAGGATTTTTAAAAAATGGTTGAGACAAAAAGAAACGACAGAGTACCCATTGGTGTTTGTCTCTGGCGTTAGTGACTTAGTGTTATTCTTACGGGTAGCTACCATGCCTACTCCAATAAAAAGGTATTTACCAGTATAAAATTACGCAGACTTGACTATACAGCTGAGTGTAAATTCTTTGAAACAGACTTTAAAAACATACATCACGACCAATTTTACTGGTTAAAGGAGACGACAACTGAGATTTTTCCAGCAAAATCAAAGGGCGGCCCTGGTTGTATGTAAGTTCAACACCCCTTTCAACTGAGCACAGGATAATTTTTACTATGAGGCATTTCATCGAACACTGgactagcattgtgcaaaaatgtTCAAATGTTCCAAATTTAGGTCAAATTTCAGCAGAACACAGGAGGAATAATATCCAATAGAGAGAGAGACTAACCTTTGATTCACGGAGTGGGAGTTTGTAAGTAGAAAACCAGACCTCCACGTTTCCCCAAtttacttgaaaaaaaaaaaggaactgaGAGATATATGGGAGGAGAGAAAGCTGCCACCGTTTGAGACATAAAAAGACTCGGAGGATGAAAATATGCGAGGTGGATGACGGCCAACAGAAAGGAATGTATCTATTAGTTTCTGCAGGTCAATGAACAACAGTAGCTTTCatagctcagttggttagagcACCCGTTTAGTAAGCGGGAGGTCTTGAGTTCAACTCTCAATGAAAGcatttttttgctttgtcattttttaatttttggtaCGGACAGTTTCTGATAATGTCGCACGAAGGGGTCAGTCTCTTTTGCAAAAGAATGAAATGattgatgatttatttattttttaacaaGAAAGATAATTCATTTCATTTAATATCACTATTACTTCTGTATGGCATGGTACCAAAATGAATTTGTCACGGCTGAACTCGATAATTTTGGGCCGGAAAAATGAAAACCAAGAGAAATACTCTATTACGTATTGCTAAAGTTTCCTAGTTTTTCcaggaaccataatattgggcataccaaaatcttccaaggcatactgaatgaagacaaaaaaggttgtgaaatagcaaaatcagataatcccttaacccaaattttttttaatggcaaatctgccctttacgtattagtgttgataatcttgattagtgattaaatattttgtttagtgattaaaataattttcagaattataagagttgtttagatgaaaaatttgaggaaaaaaaatcaaagttttggtttggttaagaaggagagaaagagaaggagaaagtgagaaaattctaattcttgattcaatggaggatgaggagggtcatatatcatctaaaaaacctaggaaaatgcacatcaactacaccaatgattcccaaaccattggaggatgaaaaggttcgacttacatttatgagccgaaccgatccctttatgaacagttcggctagctgaaactgtttaggtatgcgccgaacatttgctagacactagttcggcttgtataaaattttcctagaaagccgaacctattcctgagagttctggaataaaaaatgttaatggttcggcttatataatgaaaatcgtatcagccgaactgttcatatacactttcaggctaaaaatttgaagaaccgttcggcttaaaaaacaacaacattatgcgCCGAACTTAGGTTCGGCTCACAATCAACTAtattatgcgccgaacctaggttcggctcacaactcacctaaattatgcgctgaaccttgatctgaaacctggatattgacaactaatgaacagttcggcaagctgaaagtgttattgttatgagccgaaccaactagttcggcttgtttaaaaatatcaTATGAGCCAAACCTAGTCCCGTGTGATCtagaagaaaaattatgtgaggttcggctcatagatgtaagccgaactgttcatcaatgggttggttcggctcatagatgtaagccgaaccttttcctgagagttcaggaataaaaaatgttaatggttcagcttatataatgaaaatcgtagatTTTAACTCACTAAAATCAagtagattttatcttcatcttcaagagaatgaaaatacgaaaataacgcaaaaagaatgaggtcattccgacattggacgaagaagttatgatcaaaacaagatcgaaagaattcagtctacagcgggaagttcggctgataactcatcaacacgagtcagccgaacctaaagcctataaatcaatattttcgaagtgtttaagggTGTATAGGTCATTGCATacccattagacaccccttatcaatacaccctggttaggaaaatgactttgtatgcctataaagtttttggtatgcccatATTATGGTTCTTTTCCAGTTGTTAAGGTGTACACGGCAATACATTcacaaaaaaatcataatataATAGGTAACAAGagttaagaaaaagaaagaatagcATTAACCATTAAATAGCAAAAACGTTATTAGCATAATAACCGAAGTGCTAAAACCTAAGTAAAACAGACAATTACTAGTATTGTCCCTTCTTCATGCATGCACATGTAAAGCTGCTAGTTCAAGCGTTCATGCcgataatggtatatgaaataTAAGTCAATAGAACGAAATCCTGAACATCTTTTTCCGCAGGAGAAATCATTCCAGCTTGAAACTCATCTTTGCAACTCTGTCCAGCGTCCATAGCATTATAGATCTGTTGATTAGCACCTGCCAAATCCCTACCTTTATAAGCACTGATTGCACCTTGAACACTACGAACAACAGTCTTATAATTATTCTGACAAGATACCAAGGCTCCTCTAACATCTGGAGACACCTTTCCACCACCATTCAAAATAGTATTGATGAGAGAAGTCACAGAAGCAGCTTTGCGTAAAGCTAACTCGATTGATATTTCACCAATACCATAAATATTGGAAGATCTACTTTTAGGGTTGGCTGCAAGAGATGTGGAGCAAAATCCATAAGTAACACTCGGATTACTTCCTGATGCCTTTCTTCATACATCATTTACTACATCAGCAGTTACTCCATGAAAGCTGAGAACAACTAAAAGGACGAGAATTGAAGACGTGAATTGATTCATCTTTTTGAATAGTTTGAAAaatggtttttcttttcttctggtGTGAAAAACTTTGAGCGTTTTCATTCATATATATATAGGTATATTTCTTGGATTGGAAGGCGGTTATATAATTTTCTATCAATAAATGtatttattatattatttttaaatGAAATGTGTTCATAAGTATAGAAATCAATCCTTAAAATCGGCAACGAATTATTTTCCTAAGCATATGAAACGGCAAGTtaatttgtgattttgtgtagaTATTATGCTTATATTAGTTAATATATCAAAAAAAGTTAATAAATCGACAATATTTTCTGAAAATGCCGAATATCCTCATTGGTAGGTATATCTTTGGGCTGTAATTGTTGTATACTGTGATCATATATCGGGTATTTTTGGGTTGTAATTATGTAAACAGTATAATATAACACAATAATTTAACAGTagaatattattttttgaaaaaatatgactTTAAACAGAAACtagacacaattttgaaacattcaaaaatggaatagaggacaatCTTTTCCAAATTGAAATGGAGGGAATATTATATATACCCATACCAAAAACATTAACCAAGTAGTCGAGGAACAATGAGCTTTGGTATTGGTACATTCGATTGACACCGCGTTAGCCATTGGTACCTGGGTCCTGGACTGACAGTTGATCATCCATTACTTTGTTTGACTTGACACCCTGTTAAAACAACCAGCTAAATTGTTAACAAGCAAAGGAACAAGCTTTTGGACAGATTGCAACTCCCTTAAAAGACTAAGCATGGAGCGGGTTCAAcagggaaaccaaaccaaacccaGACGCTAATAGAGAGAGGCTCAAAATGATTTGGGTTTCAACTCAACTTTCTTGTCTGGACTCGAAATGATTTGGATTTCAACTTTCTTGTCCAGATGGCGTTCAAAATTTAGTTTGGAGTACAAACAATTTGGGGGGTTGTGAAGGCTCATCTCTATCAATGAGTGTTCCTCCTATTGGGCAGAAGAAGTgtacaatttttatttttgacagaGATTCAGCACTCTTAATTTTAATATTAATCCTCTTATTCAGAACAGAaatcaaaatatataaaatactCAGTATATTCAAAATCTGCTAATCCAAAACTAAAATCAGAGAAAACAGAGAAAAAATCCCAATGACTCGCAACATCTATGCTTTCACTCGTCCAAAGTACTTGTTCTTTTCTTCTGTAGTCTGGAACCGTCCATGGCCGAACTTTGAGGAAGTGTCGATGAACTTGAGCTTAATCTCTTCCATTGCCAGCCTAGATGTCTGCTTGAGAAGTGATTGTCTTAGTGTGACAACACGCTTCTTGGGCCCAACACAGCAACCTTTAATCAGCAGATAGTCTTCATTCACAATACCATAATGAGGGAAACCACCCATGGGAGTAATATCCTTCTCAGTCCTGATTAGTGAGAAAAAATCAGTAGGAAGGTCAGCAACAAAGTAAGGATGGGTGAATCAACCACCAAAAATAAaccaaactaggaaacagaaactATATCAGATAGATGTCACTTTACCTATCAAACTCAGTGAGTGCTGTGTGAGACTCCTGGCCAACCTTTCCAAGCCTGTAAATCTTTTTGTTCATTTCAGTCCTGTGGTGGTATCCGTTTTGACCAGCCCTAGCAACTGTGTAGGAAACCCTAGCAGGATGCCAAGCACCAATACAAGCAACCTTACGCAAACCTCTGTGAGTCTTACGAGGAAGACGAGTAACACCCCATCGagtaaccacaccttcataaccCTTACCCTTTGTCACACCAATTATATCAATCATCTCGTCCTTCTGAAATATGGCATCGACGGGAACCTGTTTCTCGAAAAAGCCATATGCAAAGTCAACCTTTTGAGCAATATCTCCACCATTTACTTGGATCTCCATCAGATGGGCTTTCTTTTGCTTCAACCCCTTCATCTTTCGAATCTACAAACAGACAACAGACAAATGGCTCAGCAAAAATCTAACGAAGTCAACAAGCCAAATGAATTCCGAATAAATGGTCACCTatatcaaaacaaaaaagaaaaaacatatgaTGTGCGTGGAGTTTCCCGGATAACATGGTATGAAGAGCCATGAATCAGAATGGCCACAATTAGGTATAGCAACCCAAGCCATTATCTCAAGAAGAACCAGTCAACCTTCCCGAATTGGTAATGTGTGCAATTGTTGATAATCAAAATGACTGGAATGTACAGCTTTAGACGAAATAAAATACCTGGGTATGAGCCAAGACACGAATCACAGTACAGTACTTCTTCAGTTTTTCCAACTGAGACTGGATATCCTTCTTCCCTTCCTCGGTTTCATATTTCTTGGAGTACTTGACAAATGCCTTCTTCTTGGACTTGGCAAAATTCTTGTAAAATCGCCTCTTCACTTCCTCATTAAGATGCTGAGCCCACACAGTCCCTAGTGAACGCAAGCCTCGGGGTGTTTT
The nucleotide sequence above comes from Papaver somniferum cultivar HN1 chromosome 8, ASM357369v1, whole genome shotgun sequence. Encoded proteins:
- the LOC113304558 gene encoding uncharacterized protein LOC113304558 isoform X1; translated protein: MDLYENLKAILKIQKFRRVVSYTGFYCFVSVLTYAYTSNTTRAGVPRVDQFYASYPAGTELLTDTAKLYKSALGNCFELEEWGPIEFAIMAKHFDRQGKPPYAYHAQYMAHLLSQGQLDGSGD
- the LOC113304558 gene encoding uncharacterized protein LOC113304558 isoform X2 — translated: MDLYENLKAILKIQKFRRVVSYTGFYCFVSVLTYAYTSNTTRAGVPRVDQFYASYPAGTELLTDTAKLYKSALGNCFELEEWGPIEFAIMAKHFDRQGKPPYAYHAQGESMQV
- the LOC113306583 gene encoding 60S ribosomal protein L3-2, which gives rise to MSHRKFEHPRHGSLGFLPRKRAARHRGKVKSFPKDDPSKPCRLTAFLGYKAGMTHIVREVEKPGSKLHKKETCEAVTIIETPPMVVVGVVGYIKTPRGLRSLGTVWAQHLNEEVKRRFYKNFAKSKKKAFVKYSKKYETEEGKKDIQSQLEKLKKYCTVIRVLAHTQIRKMKGLKQKKAHLMEIQVNGGDIAQKVDFAYGFFEKQVPVDAIFQKDEMIDIIGVTKGKGYEGVVTRWGVTRLPRKTHRGLRKVACIGAWHPARVSYTVARAGQNGYHHRTEMNKKIYRLGKVGQESHTALTEFDRTEKDITPMGGFPHYGIVNEDYLLIKGCCVGPKKRVVTLRQSLLKQTSRLAMEEIKLKFIDTSSKFGHGRFQTTEEKNKYFGRVKA